Below is a genomic region from Miniphocaeibacter halophilus.
TAGTCCTGTGGGAAATTTATAGTTCCCTGTGTTGTATTTGCAGTAAATTCCGGTGCCTTGTCGCCTAATAATGGTAATTTGTTGATATTTGTGTCTTCCATAAAACCCTCCTATTTATTTATATTCTTTTCTATTTATTAATATATTTACATAATCTATATACCCTTATCTTTGTACTTATAACAAATTTGTAAAAATTACTTTAATGACAAATGTCATATAAGTAGTGATTTTATTCACTACCATGAAAGAAAAAAATAGCTTAAAGTATAGTTAACAATAAAACTTAGGAGGTTATTATGATAGAAGTTAAGAATTTATTTAAACAATATAAAGAAGTACTAGCCCTTAACAACTTTAATTTAAGTGTTGATAATGGTGATATATATGGTTTAGTCGGACCTAATGGTTCAGGAAAAACTACAGCAATTAACTGTATTCTTTCTCTCTTAAATTATGAAAAAGGTGATATTTTTATTTTTAATGAAAAAATGAATTCATCAAAAAATAATATTAAGGCAAAAATCGGTTATATTCCTCAAGATGTTTCTGTAATATATGACTTAAATGTTTATGATAATATAGATTTTTTCTGTGGTCTTTATATTAAAGATAAAAAATTAAGGAAACAGTATATAGAAGAGGCAATAGATTTTGTAGAATTAAATGATTTTAGAAGGTTTCTACCAAAAAAATTAAGTGGAGGTTTACTAAGAAGACTTAATATTGCCTGTGGAATAGCTCATAAACCGGAATTAATTATTTTTGATGAACCAACAGTAGCAGTTGACCCTCAATCTAGAAATAAAATCCTCCAAGGTATTAAAGAATTGAATTTAAAAGGTGCTACTATTATATACACTTCTCACTATATGGAAGAGGTAGAATATTTGGCAAATAAAATTTCAATAATTGATAAAGGCCATATTTTAGTTACAGGAACATCAAAAGAACTAAAATCCTTTGTTGGTTTAGGAAATTCCTTGGAAATATCAAATATTAAAATAGATAAAAACTATATGGATGAATTAAACAACATAAGAGGTGTAAGTAAAATATTAAAAAATAAAAATGATTTAAAAATAATTGTTGAAAATGCTTTGGCTATTAGTAATATAATAAATTATTTAAATAAGAACAATATAATATATGATTCCCTTAATATTAAAACTCCAACATTAAATGATGTCTTTTTAGAAATTACAGGAAGGGAGTTAAGAGATAATGGTTATTAACAATTACAAATTAAAACTAAAGGAATTATTTCAAAATAAATCTACCTTATTTTTTAGTCTAACCCTTCCAATTATATTTCTAACCCTTTTTAACTTAACAATTGCAAATATTGATAATGAGGGCCTTTTTGAAACCATTCCCATTGCAGTTGAAAACACAGCAGTAGCTAAAACTCTGGGAGATATTAAAATATCGGATAAAGAAAAAGCTTTTAAAATAATTGAAAGTTCTGACTATGAAAAAGATTTAAAGGAAGAAGAAATTACTGCCTACATTAAAGGTTCAGAAAATTTAGAAGTAGTTGTTAAGGACTATAATCTATCTTCTTCTTTAGTTTATGAAACAGTGAATATGTACAAGCATATTCATAAGATGTACGGAAAAGTGTTAGCCAAGGACATTAATATTAATCCTGAAGAAATTATGGATACCTATAACAAAGACAATAATATAAAAAACAAATTCGATTCGTCCAGTAAAAACGAATCACTTATATATTTCTTTACAATACTTGCTATGGCCTGTCTTTCTGCTTCAAACCAAGGAATTGACATTGGAGAAATTTTAAATCCAAAATCAGAAATGAGATATGTAAAAAGAATATTGGTTTCCCCTACTAATAAATTCAAATTGATTTTTTCACAATTTTTAGGAGCCCTAACCTTCTCCTTGTTTGTAACATATGTTGCTATAGGCTATTTATTAATACTAAAAGCTTCTTTAGCAGAGTATTTGCCTAAAATAATTATAACTTCAACCTTAGGAACCATATTGGGATTATTGTTTGGTGTACTTATATCCTTACTGCTTAAAACCAAACTTGCCACCAAGTATAATATAAGTGCTATTATTTATGTCTTTAGCTGTTTTTTAGCAGGGATGATGGTTAATACCACTCCTTATATAATAGAAGAAAAATTACCTATAATAAAATATATTAATCCGGCAACTGTTATTACTAAGGCCTACAAAAACATTTATTACTTTGAAAATAATAGTAGTTATTTATTAAATCTTTTTAATATATTGGCTTTAATTATAATCTTCGTAATATTAATATTATTTACCACTAGGAGAAGAAAAAATGAAAACATTTAAAAACTACTTTAAAATAATTTTCGCAAATAAATGGTCATTAATTTTATATATAGTACTTTTTACCATATTATTAAGTATTAACAATGCTTCAAATGTAGAAACATTGGACACAAATTATCATATAACAGTAATT
It encodes:
- a CDS encoding ABC transporter ATP-binding protein; this encodes MIEVKNLFKQYKEVLALNNFNLSVDNGDIYGLVGPNGSGKTTAINCILSLLNYEKGDIFIFNEKMNSSKNNIKAKIGYIPQDVSVIYDLNVYDNIDFFCGLYIKDKKLRKQYIEEAIDFVELNDFRRFLPKKLSGGLLRRLNIACGIAHKPELIIFDEPTVAVDPQSRNKILQGIKELNLKGATIIYTSHYMEEVEYLANKISIIDKGHILVTGTSKELKSFVGLGNSLEISNIKIDKNYMDELNNIRGVSKILKNKNDLKIIVENALAISNIINYLNKNNIIYDSLNIKTPTLNDVFLEITGRELRDNGY
- a CDS encoding ABC transporter permease, yielding MVINNYKLKLKELFQNKSTLFFSLTLPIIFLTLFNLTIANIDNEGLFETIPIAVENTAVAKTLGDIKISDKEKAFKIIESSDYEKDLKEEEITAYIKGSENLEVVVKDYNLSSSLVYETVNMYKHIHKMYGKVLAKDININPEEIMDTYNKDNNIKNKFDSSSKNESLIYFFTILAMACLSASNQGIDIGEILNPKSEMRYVKRILVSPTNKFKLIFSQFLGALTFSLFVTYVAIGYLLILKASLAEYLPKIIITSTLGTILGLLFGVLISLLLKTKLATKYNISAIIYVFSCFLAGMMVNTTPYIIEEKLPIIKYINPATVITKAYKNIYYFENNSSYLLNLFNILALIIIFVILILFTTRRRKNENI